In the Spirochaetota bacterium genome, TTTTATCTTGTTTAGTTTCTTTCTTCTCTTCTTGAGGTGCTGAAACTTCTTCGAATATAGGTATCACACCTTTTGATAGTTTGATGAACGCTTTTTTCCAACCTGATGTGTATCCAACTCTTCCTCTTATCATTCTCTTCTTTCTTGGAACAACATAAGTATTAACACTCTCTACCTCAACTTTGTAGAGTCTTTCAATCTCTTGTTTTATCTGCATTTTTGTCGCAGACCTTACTACTTTGAAAACATA is a window encoding:
- a CDS encoding 50S ribosomal protein L23, coding for MSKSIILSPVISEKSQSLMFDEKNNPTGFYVFKVVRSATKMQIKQEIERLYKVEVESVNTYVVPRKKRMIRGRVGYTSGWKKAFIKLSKGVIPIFEEVSAPQEEKKETKQDKKEVKKEEKSSKKK